From Streptomyces cyaneogriseus subsp. noncyanogenus, the proteins below share one genomic window:
- a CDS encoding 7-epi-alpha-eudesmol synthase, translated as MQDVRFDLPFDTPVSEHLAHARERHLRWVRERGLVRSQAGFEEYVSWDLAQAAARTYPYASADGMVVLMNWFSLAFLFDDQFDAGRPDRADRIAEVARELIVTPLRPAGAAPRVVCPITLAWAEVWEQLSYGMSLTWKTRFAASWGRFLAAHCEEVDLAARGLAGSLGVAEYTAFRRRTVGIHHSIDAGEASRGFEVPAQAMAHPLMERMRDLAADTIGFMNDIHSFERERRRGDGHNLVAVLHRERGCSWAEAADAAYRMTTACLGEYLELEARVPQMCDELGLDAEQRLRVEMGVEAIRHWINGNYEWALTTGRYAAVKEGPVATAESAGRGSVDDLLTV; from the coding sequence ATGCAGGACGTCCGGTTCGACCTTCCCTTCGACACCCCCGTCAGTGAACACCTGGCCCACGCGCGGGAGCGCCATCTGCGCTGGGTGCGGGAGCGAGGGCTGGTGCGCAGTCAGGCCGGGTTCGAGGAGTACGTGTCCTGGGATCTTGCCCAGGCCGCCGCCCGCACCTACCCGTACGCCTCGGCGGACGGCATGGTGGTGCTGATGAACTGGTTCTCCCTGGCCTTCCTCTTCGATGACCAGTTCGACGCGGGCCGGCCCGACCGGGCGGACCGGATAGCCGAGGTGGCCCGGGAGCTCATCGTCACGCCGCTGCGGCCCGCCGGCGCCGCGCCGCGGGTGGTCTGCCCCATCACGCTGGCCTGGGCGGAGGTCTGGGAACAGCTCTCGTATGGCATGTCCCTGACCTGGAAGACGCGGTTCGCCGCCTCCTGGGGGCGGTTCCTGGCGGCGCACTGCGAGGAGGTGGACCTGGCGGCCCGGGGGCTGGCCGGGTCGCTGGGGGTGGCGGAGTACACCGCGTTCCGGCGCCGCACGGTCGGCATCCACCACAGCATCGACGCGGGCGAGGCCAGCCGCGGCTTCGAGGTGCCGGCGCAGGCGATGGCGCATCCGCTGATGGAGCGGATGCGGGACCTGGCCGCGGACACCATCGGGTTCATGAACGACATCCACTCCTTCGAGCGGGAGCGGCGCCGCGGGGACGGCCACAACCTCGTCGCCGTCCTGCACCGGGAGCGGGGGTGCTCGTGGGCGGAGGCCGCCGACGCGGCCTACCGCATGACGACCGCCTGCCTCGGCGAGTACCTCGAACTGGAGGCCCGCGTCCCGCAGATGTGCGACGAGCTGGGGCTCGACGCGGAGCAGCGGCTCCGGGTGGAGATGGGGGTGGAGGCCATCCGGCACTGGATCAACGGCAACTACGAGTGGGCGCTGACCACCGGTCGCTATGCGGCGGTGAAGGAGGGGCCGGTGGCCACGGCCGAGTCGGCGGGACGGGGTTCGGTGGACGACCTGCTGACGGTCTGA